GCAGAATTGAGGACTTTGATTTTTGAGCTTGTGCGATTTAAAGGGATGGAATCGGTTACGATCATTTCCGAAATTCGACTGTTTTCAATGTTTTCGAATGCTTTTCCCGATAATACAGGGTGGGTACAGACGGCTTTAACATCTAATGCACCTTTGTCTATTAAAGCTTGACTGGCTTTACAAAGTGTTCCGGCAGTATCTACGATATCATCGACCAGGATGACTTCGCGGTCTTTCACATCGCCAATGACAGTGATATTTTCAACTTCGTTGGCTTTTTTGCGGTATTTATCGCAAATGACCAGGTCTTTTCCAAAATGTTTTGAATAACTCCTTGCCCTTTTTACTCCGCCCACATCTGCGCATGCAAAAACCGTATTTTCCTTCATATAGGAATCCAGAAAAGGCATAAAGATGGCTTCGCTTTTCAAATGATCGAGAGGAATGTCAAAAAACCCCTGGATCTGGTCAGCGTGTAGGTCCATGGTCATAATTCTGTTGGCGCCGGCAGCCTGAAGTAAGTTAGCTACGAGTTTTGCTGAAATGGGTACTCTGGGCTTATCTTTTCGATCCTGCCGGGCATACCCAAAATAGGGGATAACGGCAGTGATGTAACCACCGGAAGCCCTTTTGGTAGCATCAATCATGAGCAAAAGCTCAAAAAGGTTTTCGGAAGGCGCGTATGTTGACTGAATGAGAAAAACATAACTACCGCGCACGGATTCATTAATAACCGGTTGCATTTCTCCATCGCTGAAACGCAGTAGGTTCAATTTTCCGAGAGAATCGCCGTAATGGTCGGCAATATCTTCAGCAAGCGCCCGGGAAGCGGTCCCGGAAAATAATTTAACATCCTGCATGAGCATCATATACTGGCGCAAAGCTAATAATTTTACAGCCAATTGAAAAGCAACATGCAGAGATTAGCAGGTTTATACATTGCAAATGTTCGCAACAAGGGGCGAGCTGTTTTTTGTGCAACGGACATACCCAAAGGGGCTTTAATCGAAATTTGTCCGATACTCATTATTCCGGAGAATGAAGTGGACATCATCCACCACACCGAATTGCACGATTATTATTTCGTTTGGGGTGATAATGATGAACAGGCAGCAATAGCTTTGGGTTATGGATCACTTTATAATCATTCGTATAGCCCCAACTCCGAATATATTTACGACCCGGACAATGATTGTATCGAGGTACATGCCATCAAAAATATTCCGGCAGGAAAAGAGATCACATTTAACTATCATGGCGATCCCAATTGCAAAGATGCCTTATGGTTTGATAAAAAAGGAAAACGGATGCTGCGGTTAAAAGCAAAAATGAAATGACAGGATTTTACGGATGGAGGAGATTTACTGGATGGAATGGATTCTGGAGCTAGGATCAAAGAGTCCCGAGATGCAGAAATTAATCAGTAAACAGGTGATGATGATTTCGGAAGGAGCAAATTTCAGAAATTAAAAAAATAATTTCCATTTTTTGTACTAACATTCGTTAGTACGTGTCTTTTTCTATCTGACGATCCTGCTTACCAATAATCCTACTCTTGCCTACCTGCGGCAGGTAGTTCATGATTTTCCTAAAAGGCTACCAATATTTTGTCCCTACGGGACATGTAAAAGATTAAAGATTAAAGTGCAAAGTGCAAAAAGACAAGCTTTGTTGCAACTAAAGTTATGAGTAATAATTTGAAAATAATTGAA
The genomic region above belongs to Saprospiraceae bacterium and contains:
- a CDS encoding ribose-phosphate pyrophosphokinase codes for the protein MQDVKLFSGTASRALAEDIADHYGDSLGKLNLLRFSDGEMQPVINESVRGSYVFLIQSTYAPSENLFELLLMIDATKRASGGYITAVIPYFGYARQDRKDKPRVPISAKLVANLLQAAGANRIMTMDLHADQIQGFFDIPLDHLKSEAIFMPFLDSYMKENTVFACADVGGVKRARSYSKHFGKDLVICDKYRKKANEVENITVIGDVKDREVILVDDIVDTAGTLCKASQALIDKGALDVKAVCTHPVLSGKAFENIENSRISEMIVTDSIPLNRTSSKIKVLNSAKLFAKAIRNTHEHRSIEALFIDK
- a CDS encoding SET domain-containing protein-lysine N-methyltransferase translates to MQRLAGLYIANVRNKGRAVFCATDIPKGALIEICPILIIPENEVDIIHHTELHDYYFVWGDNDEQAAIALGYGSLYNHSYSPNSEYIYDPDNDCIEVHAIKNIPAGKEITFNYHGDPNCKDALWFDKKGKRMLRLKAKMK